The DNA segment CCTTAAATTGAATACTATCAATCATGGATATCAGTTGCTACTTGCTAGTTTGAATTTTAAAAaacatttttaatataaaatgttTAAAGCACCTTTAAAATTCTTACTGTCATAACAGAAATTCTAAATGTCGTTTATGTCAATTAAAATTCAAATATCTCTCCACagtcaaatgacaattaactagtAAAGGGCTGTCTGGTCACTGGTGCACTCCCACAAGCGTGGGGGGAGTCAGTGTACACAACATTATGTTTACAAGCTAAGAGACTGTTTCCATGATTTGAGCCTAGATTATGCAGATGACAAACGAGCAACTCTTTCATGACATCAAGACTCACCTCATATGACAGTCAACTAATGGAAATCAACCATATGGGTAAATGTTGCGATTAGGTTGACTTTTTGTGTTATTGTGATTCAAAAGCTTATTGGTCGCTGTTCTCCATTGCTTTTGTGAATTAACCATATTGCAATATGGTTGACTCTTACAGATTCATGATCTGTCTAAGCAAACCATGATAAGTTGTTGCAATCTTCAAAATGCTATGAGTTCAGCAGTTGAGGAGCATTGTTCCATTCAGTGTGGGACATTGATTAATATGCTGGTTAAAGGTTCATAGTAGTGATATTTAGTATTCATGTTTGGTCTGGATCATGGCTTCAACATGTACATTGGGATCGATTTTTCTGTCTCAAGTTCAGGTCCTTTTTAGCTATAACATGCTATAACATTAACTGATGTAGGTTTCTGGAATTTTGTTTGGTTGATCCAACGAGCAACAAATATTCAACTTTTAAGCCCATTGATTGTTTGCACTTTATCTTTAGAAGGTGAACCCTGGTTTATGATAGGATTGCTCCTTTGTAATATAAGTGACTAGGGTTTTGAGTCATGGAAATAGCCTTTTGTGTATGCATAAAGGATTGCATATTGACTCTCCCCAGATTCTGTGGGAGTATTATGCATTAGGCTACCTTTTCTTTTCGTTTATACCTTTTTCACCTGGATTGTCTATATCTTATTTAGCAGTAAATATATGAAACACATTATAGTTTCTAAAATTTGCTTATCGGATACTTCTTTTCACAGAATGTGATGGATTATGCTGGAGAAGATGCATTAGTATCCCCAAGATCATCATTCCCACATCAACATCATACACCAATGCATGCAACAAATTCAAGTGTACAACCTCCATCTGCTTTGTTTGGGCAGCCAACCGTTGGACTCGCCTCTCGAAGCAGTCACTCTGATCAAACAAAAAACTCGGTTTTCTCAAATGCTCTTTCTAGTCCTGTGCGCAGGAGCCTTCAGCCTTATCACGCTGCCCAGGGAGATGGATTTTATGTAAATGGTGTGGTACCAGCTGGAAATACAGGATCTAGGAATCCTGATGCAAATCAACACCGGGAGACCAATTCCCTCAGCTTCAGTGATTCATCCATGGATATTCACACGGATAGCCCGCCTCATGAATCTTATTGACGACTGCCTATCTCATGCATATTTAGTTCAAGAGCTGTAACTGGTGCAGCCTTAAGTCTCAGTTCTGCAACTTTCGAGGAAAAAGGAAAGAACAGAGGCTAGTTAAAGTTCTTCTAATCAGTCATGCCATGCCAAGAAATGCATGTGACAACAAGTTGAAGCTATATATGAATTGTGTGCTTTCGATCACTTTTTACTGTGTCTaactatttctttttttattgtgATCTGGATGGACTTAGATATGAATGTTTTATATGTGATACATGTTTTTGGATCTGGTAATTGCATTGTACATGAATAGGAGCTTCGCGAATGTAATTGTCTTATAGTCCTAGTAGTTTGTCTATGGTTCCCTGGACCATTCAATCTGCCACAGAAATTTCCTGCTTCCCCACGCACATTCTGACCTCTCTAATATATACTGGTAATTTGGTTGTATTCCCATGTTTGTTCTTGTTTGTATCGTGAACATGTTTGATCTGTGACAAGTTCCTCACAATGTATATAAGAGCGAGCAGGATTAGTGACTGTAATATATGGGATGAGAACAGggaacatgatgatgatgatagtaaAGGTAAAGGTAATCCGTTCCTGACGTCACCGGCGACGTGTACTTGTTAGGTGTCGACGTCGCGCCTGCCGCCTTCCAAACCGCCCGCTACTGCTTTTAATTTACCAAGGCACTCGCTTTCACGTCCTAATCGGTCCTTTTTCGAACAATCTTGTCCGTCAGATATCTAGAACTATCGCATCATCCACCGTTAGATCTCAAAGCATCATTTTGTTTTCCCTGAAAAGGTCCGGCAATTATTGTACATAAATCCCATAATTCTATGAGGTCCTTAAAAGACCTCTCTCCGTCTTTCTTTCTCGCGTAATCCCCCGATCCCTTCGCAATTCTCCTCCTCTCGATCGATCTACCGCTTGTTGTTAGGTTcttcgatctctctctctctctctcggtactCCAAACCCCTCTCTCCTTCTCGATCCATGCATCGCTTTTACAGAATTCCTCTCTCGGTTCGAGTGGATTCGCGATAATCCAGTATGGTGAGCGGTTCTCCGATTCACATCGACTAGGGTTTTGATTTGGATAATTATTGATTCGTGAGCAGGTCGAGGAGGAGGAGACCGCGGTCGGATTGGAGCATCAGCAACAACTAGGGTTCCGTTCTTCTTCTACGGGCATGGAGCAGGAGGGGCAGAAGCGAGAGACCGGGAAGACGGATTTGCAATCTTCCAACATCCCCGTCCTCTGCGCCAACAACTGCGGCTTCTTCGGATGCCCGGCGACGAACAATCTCTGCTCCAAGTGCTACAAGGATTACTTCTTGAGCAAATCAAAGGCTTCCATGGAGACGCTTGTGATTCCGCCGGCCCTTGAATCTAAGCGGGTCGACGAGAAGCCTAGCGGAGATGACGGAATCGCTAAATCTGTGAACTCGAGTGAGGAAGGGGCCACCTCGGAAGGGGGGGCCCCTTTGCCGACGAAGAATCCCAACCGTTGCAGCTTCTGCAATAAGAGAGTCGGATTGATGGGGTTTAAGTGCCGCTGCGGGGAGGTGTTCTGCTCGATCCACAGGTACTCTGATAAGCATAACTGTGCCTATGATTACAGGGCGGCTGCGCAGGACGCGATTGCAAAAGCCAACCCCGTGGTGAAGACGGACAAAGTCGAGAAGATCTAATGGTTGTGTGGGCAAGTTGGGGCCTCGTTGGTATGTTACTGCAAAATCATTATGACTCAGTGCTCCTCGAGAATAACTTGTTTATGTCTCTTTACTGCCGCCGTCTGGATTCGTGTCTGGGGTTATGTACAGTTTGGTTC comes from the Musa acuminata AAA Group cultivar baxijiao chromosome BXJ2-8, Cavendish_Baxijiao_AAA, whole genome shotgun sequence genome and includes:
- the LOC135581683 gene encoding zinc finger A20 and AN1 domain-containing stress-associated protein 6-like isoform X1 — translated: MVEEEETAVGLEHQQQLGFRSSSTGMEQEGQKRETGKTDLQSSNIPVLCANNCGFFGCPATNNLCSKCYKDYFLSKSKASMETLVIPPALESKRVDEKPSGDDGIAKSVNSSEEGATSEGGAPLPTKNPNRCSFCNKRVGLMGFKCRCGEVFCSIHRYSDKHNCAYDYRAAAQDAIAKANPVVKTDKVEKI
- the LOC103993894 gene encoding uncharacterized protein LOC103993894, with product MARKRKTEAMRLDEVDRTLYSTFCSAANSLSQLYTQAMNQQKISFQAGERHAMEKLYQWIVRKHEEGSRVSVADIVTHIQNVMDYAGEDALVSPRSSFPHQHHTPMHATNSSVQPPSALFGQPTVGLASRSSHSDQTKNSVFSNALSSPVRRSLQPYHAAQGDGFYVNGVVPAGNTGSRNPDANQHRETNSLSFSDSSMDIHTDSPPHESY
- the LOC135581683 gene encoding zinc finger A20 and AN1 domain-containing stress-associated protein 8-like isoform X2 produces the protein MEQEGQKRETGKTDLQSSNIPVLCANNCGFFGCPATNNLCSKCYKDYFLSKSKASMETLVIPPALESKRVDEKPSGDDGIAKSVNSSEEGATSEGGAPLPTKNPNRCSFCNKRVGLMGFKCRCGEVFCSIHRYSDKHNCAYDYRAAAQDAIAKANPVVKTDKVEKI